A genomic region of Paenibacillus sp. PL2-23 contains the following coding sequences:
- the rpe gene encoding ribulose-phosphate 3-epimerase, with the protein MTIIAPSILSADFARLGEEIQAAEHAGADWIHVDVMDGHFVPNLTFGPPVIAAVRSATKLPFDVHLMIERPELSLNSYIAAGADRITVHAEACVHLHRTVHAIKEQGLPAGVAINPATPVSVLEPIIHELDLVLIMTVNPGFGGQSFIPYSLVKLRQVRGMLEERELSNVHVQVDGGVNRDTAKAIVEAGANVLVAGNAVFGEQDRAAAIAALR; encoded by the coding sequence ATGACCATCATTGCCCCATCCATCCTCTCGGCAGACTTTGCAAGACTGGGAGAGGAAATTCAAGCGGCGGAGCATGCCGGAGCGGACTGGATCCATGTGGATGTCATGGACGGCCATTTCGTGCCGAATTTGACATTCGGCCCTCCCGTCATCGCCGCGGTTAGATCGGCCACGAAGCTCCCGTTCGACGTGCATCTGATGATCGAGCGGCCGGAGCTGTCGCTGAACAGCTACATAGCGGCGGGCGCGGACCGGATTACCGTGCACGCTGAAGCCTGCGTTCATCTTCATCGGACGGTTCACGCCATCAAGGAGCAAGGGCTTCCCGCTGGCGTCGCCATCAATCCCGCAACACCGGTCTCCGTGCTGGAGCCCATCATTCACGAGCTTGATCTTGTCCTCATTATGACCGTCAACCCTGGCTTCGGAGGGCAATCCTTTATCCCTTATTCCTTGGTGAAGCTTCGTCAGGTGCGGGGGATGCTGGAGGAACGGGAGCTGTCGAACGTACATGTGCAGGTGGACGGCGGCGTGAACCGGGATACGGCGAAGGCCATTGTAGAGGCTGGCGCCAACGTGCTTGTCGCAGGCAACGCGGTGTTCGGAGAGCAGGATCGGGCGGCTGCCATCGCAGCGCTGCGTTAG
- the rsgA gene encoding ribosome small subunit-dependent GTPase A has product MTGMIVKALSGYYYVRAEGEASDSATVQCRARGVFKKRGESPLVGDKVHYSLTENGEGTVTELFPRSSELIRPPVANVDLAILVFSVTEPALNLQLLDKFLVHIEHAGIPAVLALSKQDLESEGEETEEAAAAAASVTRIYRKLGYEVFGTSSRKQAGISELRQRLQGHLAVFAGQSGVGKSSLLNALVPGLQLETNAISNRLGRGKHTTRHVELIDIDGGYVADTPGFSQLDFGELGVEDLSYCFVEMRKLSPDCRFRGCTHVHEPGCAVLDALEAGEIERSRYDHYVLFLEEMKDMKRRY; this is encoded by the coding sequence ATGACCGGCATGATCGTCAAAGCGCTCAGCGGGTATTACTACGTAAGGGCAGAGGGCGAGGCCAGCGATTCGGCAACGGTGCAGTGCAGGGCGCGCGGCGTGTTCAAGAAGCGCGGGGAGTCGCCGCTTGTCGGCGACAAGGTGCATTACAGTCTGACGGAGAACGGGGAAGGAACAGTTACGGAGCTGTTCCCCCGAAGCTCCGAGCTGATCCGCCCTCCTGTCGCGAACGTGGATCTGGCGATTCTGGTGTTTTCGGTGACCGAGCCCGCCTTGAATCTGCAGCTGCTGGACAAGTTTCTGGTCCATATCGAGCATGCCGGCATTCCCGCCGTATTGGCCTTGAGCAAGCAGGATCTCGAAAGCGAAGGCGAAGAGACGGAGGAGGCGGCCGCTGCCGCCGCCTCCGTAACCCGCATCTACCGCAAGCTCGGCTACGAGGTCTTCGGAACAAGCTCACGCAAGCAGGCGGGCATCTCCGAGCTGAGGCAGCGGCTTCAAGGCCATCTTGCCGTATTCGCCGGCCAGTCCGGGGTAGGCAAATCCTCGCTGCTGAATGCGCTGGTGCCGGGCCTCCAGCTCGAAACCAACGCAATCAGCAATCGGCTTGGGCGAGGCAAGCATACAACAAGGCATGTAGAGCTGATCGACATCGACGGCGGTTATGTCGCCGATACGCCTGGCTTCAGCCAGCTTGACTTCGGCGAGCTTGGCGTAGAGGACTTAAGCTACTGCTTTGTGGAGATGCGGAAGCTCTCGCCGGATTGCAGGTTCCGCGGCTGCACGCACGTGCACGAGCCTGGCTGCGCCGTGCTGGACGCTTTAGAGGCCGGCGAGATTGAGCGCAGCCGTTACGACCATTACGTTTTATTTCTAGAAGAAATGAAAGATATGAAGCGGAGGTATTAA
- the pknB gene encoding Stk1 family PASTA domain-containing Ser/Thr kinase — MIGHDLSGRYEILSRIGGGGMALVYKAHDVLLNRKVAVKVLRQQFVNDEEFIRRFRREAQSAAALSHPNVVSIYDVGQEDDTHYIVMEYVEGNNLNEMIQERAPLQADEAVRIAVQISDALDHAHSNHIIHRDIKPHNILIGNNGRVKVTDFGIARAVTSSTITQTGSVVGSVHYFSPEHAKGINTGEKSDLYSLGIVMYQMLTGRLPFLGESPISVALKHLQETFEDPRFVNPHIPQSVENIILKAMRKNPSERYASAHEMLLDLDTCLRPERLNEPKISFADFHDMEETRVMPAIRGDAGMSSTSAGRERPDPKAAIASDTGKWMEEEKKSQGWKKPVTIVGVTLLLLALLIAGFVWLLDKLDPEEVDVPYVVGLSIDEAYKELQENGLRVEEPLIREFSKDVPKDHVMDQNKKNMKVKANTHIQLTVSDGPELATVRNFVGQRFKTVKEELLGLGFTEDRILVTEEHSEEEADIILKQTPADGEQLDPEKDEIAFVVSLGRETVEMPDLVDESLSTARKMLSTLELVLDEEDVLYEPSYIHEKDKVISVDNFNAGDRVPKGSNITLRVSSGPPADAKKYTFTVKISPAVAGKSSEVRIDYSDATGENITGETRTITGTVDIPVTVVLAPDTVATVTVYRDNQFMDTREIRYEDLNGSGGPGLTIPGEETPPPSDGGGDEGQETAQAGVDEGNGETEGEGEGSGGE; from the coding sequence ATGATCGGACATGATTTGAGCGGCCGTTACGAAATCCTGTCGCGGATCGGCGGAGGCGGCATGGCGCTTGTCTACAAGGCGCATGACGTCCTGTTGAACCGGAAGGTTGCCGTGAAGGTGCTCCGCCAGCAGTTCGTGAACGATGAGGAATTTATTCGCAGATTCCGCAGAGAGGCTCAATCGGCCGCGGCGCTTTCCCATCCCAATGTCGTCAGCATCTATGACGTCGGCCAAGAGGATGATACCCATTACATTGTGATGGAATATGTCGAAGGCAATAATCTGAATGAAATGATACAGGAACGCGCGCCGCTTCAGGCGGACGAGGCGGTCCGCATCGCGGTGCAAATCAGCGACGCTCTGGACCACGCCCATAGCAATCACATCATACATCGCGATATTAAGCCTCATAATATATTAATTGGCAATAATGGCCGCGTGAAGGTGACGGACTTCGGCATCGCCCGCGCGGTGACTTCCTCCACGATTACACAGACGGGCTCCGTTGTAGGCTCTGTTCATTATTTTTCGCCGGAGCACGCCAAAGGCATTAACACAGGGGAGAAATCCGATCTGTATTCCCTTGGCATTGTTATGTATCAGATGCTGACGGGCAGGCTGCCATTCCTGGGGGAGAGCCCGATCAGCGTTGCGCTGAAGCATCTGCAGGAGACGTTCGAGGATCCGCGTTTTGTCAATCCTCATATTCCGCAAAGCGTGGAGAATATTATTCTGAAGGCCATGCGCAAAAATCCAAGCGAGCGTTACGCGTCCGCGCACGAGATGCTGCTGGATCTTGACACCTGCCTGCGGCCCGAGCGTCTGAATGAGCCCAAAATCTCATTTGCGGATTTTCACGATATGGAAGAGACCAGGGTGATGCCCGCCATTCGGGGCGATGCCGGCATGTCCAGCACGTCGGCGGGGCGGGAGCGCCCGGACCCCAAGGCTGCGATCGCCTCTGATACGGGCAAATGGATGGAAGAGGAGAAGAAGTCCCAAGGCTGGAAGAAACCGGTTACGATCGTTGGTGTAACCCTACTGCTCCTGGCGCTGCTCATTGCCGGATTTGTCTGGCTGCTCGACAAGCTGGATCCCGAGGAAGTGGATGTGCCTTATGTCGTAGGTTTGTCGATTGACGAAGCGTACAAGGAGCTTCAGGAGAATGGGCTGCGAGTGGAGGAGCCGCTCATACGGGAATTCAGCAAGGACGTCCCGAAGGATCATGTTATGGATCAGAACAAAAAAAATATGAAGGTCAAGGCGAATACCCATATTCAGCTGACCGTCAGCGACGGCCCTGAGCTTGCCACCGTTCGAAACTTTGTCGGGCAGCGGTTCAAGACGGTGAAGGAGGAGCTGCTGGGGCTCGGCTTCACGGAGGACCGCATCCTTGTGACGGAGGAGCATAGCGAGGAAGAGGCGGATATCATTCTGAAGCAGACGCCGGCCGACGGGGAGCAGCTGGACCCCGAGAAGGACGAGATCGCGTTTGTCGTCAGCCTCGGACGGGAGACGGTGGAGATGCCGGACCTGGTTGACGAAAGCTTGTCTACGGCGCGGAAGATGCTGAGTACGCTGGAGCTTGTTCTGGACGAAGAGGATGTGCTCTACGAGCCGAGCTATATCCATGAGAAGGACAAGGTTATCTCCGTCGACAACTTTAATGCGGGAGACCGGGTGCCGAAGGGCTCCAATATAACGCTGCGCGTAAGCTCGGGACCTCCTGCCGACGCGAAGAAATATACATTCACGGTCAAAATATCCCCAGCTGTCGCCGGGAAGTCCAGCGAAGTGAGAATCGACTATTCTGACGCCACAGGCGAGAATATTACGGGCGAGACGAGGACGATTACCGGCACGGTGGATATTCCCGTTACCGTGGTGCTGGCTCCGGACACGGTGGCAACGGTGACGGTGTACCGCGACAATCAGTTTATGGATACCAGAGAAATCAGATATGAGGATTTGAACGGCTCGGGCGGACCCGGGCTGACGATTCCAGGTGAAGAGACGCCACCGCCGTCGGACGGCGGCGGTGACGAAGGACAAGAAACGGCACAAGCGGGGGTAGACGAAGGCAATGGCGAGACTGAAGGCGAAGGCGAAGGAAGCGGCGGAGAATAA
- a CDS encoding Stp1/IreP family PP2C-type Ser/Thr phosphatase — protein sequence MLTAYRSHIGRVRQINEDQSWVGELQNGVTLAIVADGMGGHQAGDVASQMAVNAFRGALEKHAAKPELTEQEGKMLIRQAISEANETIYAMASGDDRYHNMGTTIVAALLRAGNAIIGHVGDSRAYKVSKRSIDLLTMDHSLVNELVRSGQLTEEEAARHPRRNVLTRAIGTDPNVDIDVQALAWSPEDVLMLCSDGLTNMVSEQEMHAVIAGEDDPTLESKADHLIQLALEAGGDDNITIVLLQEQAGMKREEGHNDRT from the coding sequence TTGTTAACGGCATACCGCAGTCATATCGGACGAGTCCGGCAAATCAACGAGGACCAGTCCTGGGTGGGGGAATTACAGAACGGCGTGACGCTGGCGATAGTGGCGGACGGCATGGGCGGGCATCAAGCCGGCGATGTCGCAAGCCAGATGGCGGTGAACGCGTTCCGCGGCGCTCTGGAGAAGCATGCGGCGAAGCCGGAATTGACGGAGCAAGAGGGCAAGATGCTGATCCGTCAGGCAATCAGCGAGGCGAACGAGACAATATATGCCATGGCGTCAGGCGACGATCGCTACCACAACATGGGGACGACGATCGTCGCCGCGCTGCTTCGCGCGGGGAATGCCATTATCGGCCATGTCGGCGACAGCCGGGCCTACAAGGTGTCCAAGCGCTCAATCGATCTGCTGACGATGGACCATTCCTTGGTGAACGAGCTTGTAAGATCGGGACAATTGACGGAGGAGGAGGCGGCCCGTCACCCGAGGCGCAACGTGCTCACCCGAGCGATAGGTACCGACCCCAACGTGGACATCGACGTGCAGGCGCTGGCCTGGTCGCCGGAGGATGTTCTGATGCTCTGCAGCGACGGCTTGACGAATATGGTCAGCGAGCAGGAGATGCACGCCGTTATCGCCGGTGAGGACGATCCTACGCTGGAGAGCAAGGCGGATCACCTCATTCAGCTTGCGCTTGAAGCGGGCGGCGACGACAATATTACGATTGTTCTGCTGCAGGAGCAGGCCGGCATGAAGCGGGAGGAGGGGCATAATGATCGGACATGA
- the rlmN gene encoding 23S rRNA (adenine(2503)-C(2))-methyltransferase RlmN, translated as MKPFIYDYTLDALRDWMKENGEPAFRADQLFDWLYVKRVKSFEDMSNLSKSLRQKLDDQFQFVTLTEITKFESKDGTVKFLFGLHDNHAIETVIMRHNYGNSICVTTQVGCRIGCTFCASTLGGLKRNLTAGEIVAQVVTAQQMLDATGERVSSIVIMGSGEPFENYEPTMVFLRNMIHEKGLNIGQRHITVSTSGIVPSMYKFADENTQINLAISIHAPNDKLRSKLMPVNRRFPFEDVIEACRYYIAKTGRRITFEYALIGGVNDQAEHAEELAGVLKDMLCHVNLIPVNHVPERNYVRTPREDIFEFQRVLERNKINVTIRREQGHDIAAACGQLRAKHMESQSR; from the coding sequence ATGAAACCTTTTATTTATGATTATACGCTGGACGCTCTCCGGGATTGGATGAAGGAGAACGGGGAGCCGGCGTTCCGAGCGGATCAGCTGTTCGACTGGTTATACGTGAAGCGGGTGAAGAGCTTCGAGGACATGTCGAATCTGTCCAAGTCGCTGCGCCAGAAGCTGGACGACCAGTTCCAGTTCGTGACCCTCACTGAAATTACGAAGTTCGAATCCAAGGACGGAACAGTCAAGTTTCTGTTCGGCCTGCACGACAATCATGCCATTGAGACGGTTATTATGCGCCACAATTACGGCAACAGCATCTGTGTCACGACGCAGGTTGGCTGCCGGATCGGGTGTACCTTCTGCGCGTCGACTCTGGGAGGACTCAAGCGGAATCTGACCGCCGGCGAAATCGTGGCGCAGGTCGTAACGGCCCAGCAGATGCTGGACGCGACGGGCGAGCGGGTATCCAGCATCGTCATTATGGGCTCCGGCGAGCCGTTCGAGAACTACGAGCCGACGATGGTGTTCCTGCGCAACATGATCCACGAGAAGGGCTTGAATATCGGCCAGCGCCATATTACGGTGTCGACGAGCGGCATTGTGCCCAGCATGTACAAATTCGCGGACGAGAACACCCAGATCAATCTGGCCATTTCGATCCATGCGCCGAACGACAAGCTGCGCTCCAAGCTGATGCCCGTGAATCGGCGCTTCCCGTTCGAGGACGTGATTGAGGCTTGCCGTTACTACATCGCCAAAACGGGAAGAAGAATTACGTTCGAATATGCCCTCATCGGCGGCGTGAACGATCAAGCGGAGCATGCCGAGGAGCTTGCGGGCGTGCTGAAGGACATGCTGTGCCACGTGAACCTTATTCCCGTCAATCATGTGCCGGAGCGCAATTATGTCCGTACGCCGCGTGAGGATATATTCGAATTCCAGCGGGTGCTGGAGCGTAATAAGATTAACGTGACGATCCGCAGGGAGCAGGGCCATGACATTGCCGCTGCCTGCGGACAATTAAGAGCCAAACATATGGAGTCTCAGTCGAGGTGA
- the rsmB gene encoding 16S rRNA (cytosine(967)-C(5))-methyltransferase RsmB yields the protein MSGAEGRRPRGAGGGAGRSRQSGKSATPRELALDILVKVAKSGAYSNIQLNRSLQDSGMSRADAALATELVYGTIGRQATLDYWLGKFVAKGLSKLEPWVHQLLRLSAYQLLFLDRIPVHAAVHEAVTIAKRRGHAGISGMVNGVLRSLDRARGELTLDRIQAATPIATLAIRHSYPEWLVKRWADAYGLETTEAMLAAGNEPPHASIRANRLAGTRDELLRELRESGIEAKPSQLAPFGIVVTGGGNMADADGFRQGRWSLQDESSMLVAEVVAPAPGMKVLDCCAAPGGKSAHLAELMEGKGKVWANDLHAHKRELITAQTERLKLRNVEAIIGDAAELSNRFAEGSMDAVLLDAPCSGLGVIRRKPEIKWNKTESDIFEIAAVQRRLLNEVCGLVRPGGTLVYSTCTMEKEENERQVAAFLAAHPEFELDSEWPDTVKERLRQDGLIGPDFTGELQLLPQHYGSDGFYIARMKRRPRLA from the coding sequence ATGAGCGGAGCAGAGGGAAGGCGCCCTCGGGGGGCAGGCGGTGGCGCCGGCCGCAGCCGGCAATCCGGCAAGTCGGCTACACCCAGAGAGCTGGCGCTGGATATACTTGTGAAGGTCGCAAAGTCCGGCGCGTACAGCAATATACAGCTTAACCGCTCGCTGCAGGATTCCGGCATGTCGCGGGCGGACGCCGCCCTGGCGACGGAGCTGGTGTACGGCACGATCGGCAGGCAGGCGACGCTGGATTATTGGCTCGGCAAGTTTGTCGCCAAAGGCCTCTCCAAGCTGGAGCCTTGGGTGCACCAGCTGCTGCGTCTGAGCGCTTATCAGCTGCTGTTCCTGGATCGGATTCCCGTTCATGCGGCCGTTCATGAAGCGGTCACAATCGCCAAGCGGCGGGGCCATGCCGGCATCTCGGGAATGGTGAACGGCGTGCTTCGCAGCCTGGACCGCGCACGCGGCGAGCTGACGCTGGACCGGATCCAGGCGGCAACGCCAATCGCCACGCTGGCGATCAGGCACTCCTACCCGGAGTGGCTGGTGAAGCGCTGGGCGGACGCTTACGGGCTGGAGACGACGGAGGCGATGCTGGCAGCGGGCAATGAGCCGCCTCACGCCAGCATCCGCGCGAACCGGCTGGCCGGCACTCGGGACGAGCTGCTGCGTGAGCTGAGAGAGAGCGGCATCGAAGCGAAGCCGTCCCAGCTTGCGCCATTCGGAATTGTCGTCACGGGAGGCGGCAATATGGCGGATGCCGATGGATTCAGGCAGGGGCGCTGGTCGCTGCAGGACGAGAGCTCTATGCTCGTCGCGGAGGTCGTTGCCCCTGCGCCCGGCATGAAGGTGCTGGATTGCTGCGCCGCGCCAGGGGGCAAGAGCGCCCATCTGGCGGAGCTGATGGAGGGCAAGGGCAAGGTGTGGGCGAACGATCTGCACGCCCATAAGCGCGAGCTGATTACCGCCCAGACGGAGCGGCTGAAGCTGCGCAACGTGGAGGCCATAATCGGCGACGCCGCGGAGCTGTCCAATCGGTTCGCGGAGGGCTCTATGGACGCGGTGCTGCTGGACGCTCCTTGCTCCGGCCTCGGCGTCATTCGCCGCAAGCCCGAGATCAAATGGAACAAGACGGAGAGCGACATCTTCGAGATCGCGGCCGTTCAGAGGCGGCTGCTGAACGAAGTGTGCGGCCTGGTCCGTCCAGGAGGGACGCTCGTATACAGCACGTGCACGATGGAGAAGGAAGAGAATGAACGGCAAGTCGCGGCATTCCTGGCCGCGCATCCGGAGTTCGAGCTGGACTCGGAGTGGCCGGACACGGTGAAGGAGCGTCTGCGCCAGGATGGGCTGATCGGCCCCGATTTCACCGGCGAGCTGCAGCTGCTGCCGCAGCATTATGGGAGTGACGGCTTCTATATAGCCCGCATGAAGAGGCGTCCACGGCTGGCATGA
- the fmt gene encoding methionyl-tRNA formyltransferase, whose amino-acid sequence MRIVFMGTPDFAVPSLHLLAASGYSVVAAVSQPDRPKGRKKTLTPPPVKEAALSLGIPVLQPERMRSPEAVAAVAEYKPDLIVTAAYGQILPRAVLELPRLGCINVHGSLLPKYRGGAPIQRSIMQGESETGVTIMYMAEGLDTGDMISRVALPILDEDTSGTMFEKLSLAGAKLLGETLPSIIDGTAQAVPQREEEATYAPNLTRDDERIDWGRPARALFNQVRGLSPMAGAFTSLGGEVFKVWACEAPAAGGAGGALQEPGTILSADASGIVVQTGDGRLVLKDVQPAGKRVMPVSEWIRGARIEPGTKLGGGEQP is encoded by the coding sequence ATGCGTATCGTATTTATGGGGACGCCGGATTTCGCCGTCCCTTCCTTGCATTTGCTGGCAGCAAGCGGCTACAGCGTTGTCGCGGCCGTCTCACAACCGGATCGGCCGAAGGGCCGCAAAAAAACGTTGACGCCGCCCCCTGTCAAGGAAGCGGCGTTATCGCTTGGTATACCCGTTCTCCAGCCTGAACGGATGAGAAGCCCAGAGGCCGTGGCCGCTGTCGCTGAATATAAGCCCGACCTGATCGTGACGGCCGCATACGGCCAGATTCTTCCCAGGGCTGTACTGGAGCTGCCGCGTCTCGGCTGTATCAATGTGCACGGCTCGCTCCTGCCCAAGTATCGCGGCGGGGCGCCCATCCAGCGCTCCATTATGCAGGGCGAGAGCGAGACGGGCGTGACGATTATGTATATGGCGGAAGGCCTGGATACCGGCGACATGATCAGCAGGGTGGCCCTGCCGATCCTCGACGAGGATACGTCGGGCACGATGTTCGAGAAGCTCAGCTTGGCGGGAGCCAAGCTGCTGGGCGAGACGCTGCCCTCCATTATCGACGGTACGGCTCAGGCTGTTCCGCAGCGGGAGGAGGAGGCGACATACGCGCCGAATCTGACGCGCGATGACGAGAGAATCGATTGGGGACGGCCGGCGCGCGCGCTGTTCAATCAGGTGCGAGGCCTGTCTCCCATGGCGGGAGCCTTCACTTCGCTGGGAGGCGAGGTATTCAAGGTATGGGCTTGCGAGGCGCCCGCTGCCGGTGGCGCAGGAGGAGCCTTGCAGGAGCCCGGAACGATTCTGTCCGCGGATGCGTCCGGCATTGTTGTCCAGACGGGTGACGGCAGGCTGGTGCTGAAGGATGTGCAGCCCGCTGGCAAACGCGTGATGCCGGTATCGGAGTGGATACGCGGCGCTCGCATCGAGCCGGGGACGAAGCTTGGCGGCGGTGAGCAGCCATGA
- the def gene encoding peptide deformylase yields the protein MSIRLIVKDPDPVLREVAKEVTKFNDNLKKLLRDMAETMYDADGVGLAAPQIGISKRVIVVDVGDENGLVEMVNPVIVEQEGEQLGPEGCLSIPNLNGEVLRAERIVVEGQNSDGDKFTVTASGFFARAFQHEIDHLNGILFTDLAASVYDVSDRQRKGGD from the coding sequence ATGAGTATTCGCTTGATTGTCAAGGACCCGGACCCGGTATTGCGGGAAGTGGCCAAAGAGGTTACGAAGTTTAACGATAATTTGAAGAAGCTGCTGAGAGATATGGCAGAGACCATGTACGACGCGGACGGCGTCGGTCTCGCGGCGCCGCAGATCGGCATCTCCAAGCGCGTCATTGTGGTGGACGTCGGGGACGAGAATGGTCTGGTGGAGATGGTGAATCCCGTTATTGTGGAGCAGGAGGGAGAGCAGCTTGGGCCTGAGGGCTGCCTCAGCATTCCCAATCTGAACGGCGAGGTGCTTCGCGCCGAGCGGATCGTAGTGGAAGGACAGAACAGCGACGGAGACAAATTTACGGTGACGGCAAGCGGTTTTTTTGCGCGGGCCTTCCAGCACGAAATTGATCATCTGAACGGCATCTTGTTCACGGACTTGGCCGCGAGCGTATATGATGTGTCGGACAGACAGAGAAAAGGCGGCGATTAG